The following coding sequences are from one Oncorhynchus kisutch isolate 150728-3 linkage group LG23, Okis_V2, whole genome shotgun sequence window:
- the fgf10a gene encoding fibroblast growth factor 10a, whose product MCIWTVTKGAAAWSCIRLSILSVLLVLLLCPLPSTCHPIAPGVATRSVARLSRAANASSDTVVGRHVRSYNHLQGDVRKRKLYSYQKFFLRIDKNGKVNGTKNKDDLYSVLEIKSVDVGIVAIKGLSSNFYLAISKKGELYGARDFGVDCRLTERIEENRYNTYASAEWRNKKKPMFVGLSANGKPMRGKKTRRKNTATHFLPIVV is encoded by the exons ATGTGCATATGGACAGTGACTAAGGGTGCCGCCGCCTGGTCCTGCATTCGTCTGTCCATCCTCTCAGTGCTGCTCGTCCTGCTGCTCTGTCCACTGCCCTCCACGTGTCATCCGATTGCACCTGGGGTCGCCACTCGCTCCGTGGCGCGCTTGTCCAGGGCTGCCAACGCCTCTTCAGACACTGTTGTGGGGCGGCATGTGCGCAGCTATAACCATCTCCAAGGAGACGTGCGCAAGAGGAAACTCTACTCCTATCAGAAGTTCTTTCTCAGGATTGATAAAAATGGGAAAGTCAATGGCACCAAAAACAAAGACGATCTCTACA GTGTGCTGGAGATCAAGTCAGTGGATGTTGGGATCGTGGCCATCAAGGGGCTCAGCAGTAACTTTTACCTGGCAATCAGCAAGAAAGGAGAGCTTTATGGCGCG AGGGACTTTGGTGTTGACTGTCGGTTGACCGAACGGATTGAGGAGAACAGGTACAACACCTATGCCTCAGCAGAGTGGCGGAACAAGAAGAAGCCCATGTTCGTGGGGCTGAGCGCCAACGGCAAGCCCATGAGGGGCAAGAAAACACGAAGGAAAAACACTGCCACCCACTTCCTGCCCATAGTGGTGTAG